TACAATAATACTTCCTATATTATAATCAAGGCACATATTTAACTCTTCTATGCTCTTGTTATTACCATGCATATGGACTTTTTTCATATCTATCCCACTATTATGTATCAGGTATAGTTCGCCACCTGAAACGGCATCAATATCTATACCATACTTATCAACTATTTTGCACATCTCTTTACACAAAAAAGCTTTAGAAGCGTATACTATTTTTCCATTAAACAGTTCACTTTTAAAATACTTTTTATACTTATTTATATTTTCTTCAATAAGTTCAAGATCCATAACATAAAGTGGTGTCTGATATTTTTCAGCTAAATCTGTTACCTTAATTCCACCTATAGATAATACTCCATCTATATCTTTCATAGTTCCAAAATATCTCATCTTTCCTCCATTCCTATATAAGAAAATAGCTCTCTATTTTGTTCATAGAAAGCTATTTACAATATAGATATTATTAACTTTTAGAATATCTCTCCTAACATACATCTAACAGATCCGCCACCATAATATTCTATTGTGCTCACATCTGCACATATTATCTCAGTATCTTTTTCAACTTTTTCAATCTGCTCTTTAGTCATTGAATTATAAGCAGTTTTAGAGATAACAATATATCTTTTTCCATCTTTTCCTAATACTTCTAGCACATTTCCAAGAAAATTCTTAACCTGTTCAAGCGATATCTCAATTATCTCCTTATTACTATCTTTAAGTTCTGCAACTACATTTTCTCTTTCAGCTTTATCTACAATACAGTCAAGACAGATTACAGCTTTATTTTCTCCTATTCCCATCATTACATTAGTGTGATATATCTGATTTCCATCCTGATAAGCTGTAAAAGTTACTGGCTTAAATCCTGTATCTTTGCAAAATTGTAAAAATAGATTTTTATCTGAACGTGGAGAAAGTGAACAGAAAGCCTTTTTATTTATTCTATCTAAAACTATACTACCAGTACCTTCTAAAAAGATATTTTCTTTTGCCTTTGGACTATAATCTATTACAACACTCTCTTTTGTTTTAGATATTTCAAGAAGTCTATCTTTAAATTTTTCCAATTCCATTCTTCTATTTTGAGCATACATTGGATATAACACTATTTTCTTATCATTGTGAGTACTGAACCAGTTATTTGGAAATATACTGTCTGGTGTTGATGGCTCTACAGTATCATCAATTATCTCAACAGTAACTCCTTTATCTCTCAACTGTTTTACAAATGAATCAAACTCATTAAGAGCTCTTTTTTGTATATTTTCTATGCTTTCATTATCCTCATGTTGATATTGATTATTTACTGCTGTTTGGGCATTAAAATAAAACTGTGCAGGTCTTACCATAACTATTTTATTTGTAACTTGTCTATTCATATTCACTCCTTAATAATTTTTTATAATTTGATTATATCATTAAACTGGCAAATTTCAACCTTTGTTGATATAAAAAAAGCCAAAAGTTTTCACTTCTGGCATTTTCTACTATTTAAAATTTATAATCAAGACCGATGTAGTATGTTCTTTCTGGTGCTGGAGAATATCTAGGTGATCTTCCACTTAAATATGAATATCTAGAATATTTTTTATCAAATAAATTTTCTATTCCACCATATACCGATAGTCCGTTATCCATATTATATCTAACTGATAGATCAGTCAAAGTATTACTAGATACTTTATAAGTATCATTTGCAAAATCATTAGCATAATATGCTCTTCCTCTGTATTTTAAATCTGCATTTACAAAAAGATTTGGAATCATTTCGTAAGTTGCTCCAACTCCAGCTGTTATAGCAGGAATACCAGGAATCTCGTTTCCTTTGTATCTTCCACTTGTAAGTCTATTATGCATATATGTAAAATCCTGTCTTAAAGTTAAATCTCCAAAATACTCTTCAGTTGCAAGTTCTAATCCTATTCTTTGAGTTTTTCCATCAAGATTATAAAAACTTCCATCTTTATGTGGTTTAGAAGGATCATAAGTAATTTCTTTATCACCATGGATGTAGAATGTAGCTGCTGACACATATATATTATCAAATAAAGCTTTTGTTCCAACCTCAATAGTATTTAAAGTTTGAGCCTTTCTGCTTGGTGAATCCTTAGTATCCCAACTTGAATATTCT
The nucleotide sequence above comes from Fusobacterium sp. DD2. Encoded proteins:
- a CDS encoding citrulline utilization hydrolase CtlX: MNRQVTNKIVMVRPAQFYFNAQTAVNNQYQHEDNESIENIQKRALNEFDSFVKQLRDKGVTVEIIDDTVEPSTPDSIFPNNWFSTHNDKKIVLYPMYAQNRRMELEKFKDRLLEISKTKESVVIDYSPKAKENIFLEGTGSIVLDRINKKAFCSLSPRSDKNLFLQFCKDTGFKPVTFTAYQDGNQIYHTNVMMGIGENKAVICLDCIVDKAERENVVAELKDSNKEIIEISLEQVKNFLGNVLEVLGKDGKRYIVISKTAYNSMTKEQIEKVEKDTEIICADVSTIEYYGGGSVRCMLGEIF